One stretch of Malus domestica chromosome 14, GDT2T_hap1 DNA includes these proteins:
- the LOC103431167 gene encoding receptor-like protein EIX2, with product MEGDRIRCLMKLFRALIVVFTLLQCAVNPSFSLGFKNISSEGVVRCFEREREALLAFKHGLVDPYNLLSSWGREEHKQDCCKWVRVHCSNRTNHVTQLDLSYASYGGRFPSQVGNLTHLQYLDLSGNDFNSVENLKSWLPHLSSLTYLDLSSTNLSNAHDWLEIVSKLPKLTNLTLLECSLPSPVIHSSTLFNINSSKSLAHVELSDSQCTSPSIYLWLSNYNASLVFLRLDNSSLTGLIPSVIENLTSLVYLSLSYNKFDAVNPHSFSSLCSLQSLYLVNNSLSGQFSEFVQMLSTCVQNSLESLSLSYNHISGSIPNLTNFSSLKVLFLYRNQLSGTIPESIGQLSNLEELDLYGNQLSGTIPESIGQLSNLEELYLDGNQLSGTIPESIGQLSNLEYMYLGMNDLEGVVSETHFSQLSKLRYLYLSSNSLVLSFNSNWVPPFKLKFIYLGSCKMGPYFPKWLQTQNEYSALDISDAGIVDILPSWFWGTTRYARFISLSNNQIGEMFASSTMNFTYYPEIHLSSNQIEGPIPSTLSHASSLDLSNNNISGSISILCEAYESLMFLNLSNNNLSGELPQCWTHFDHLVMLDLSYNAFSGKIPSTVGSLYRMETLKLRSNRFVGEFPSSFKNCTSLKVLDVGYNQLSGPIPKWLGVSLQKLVVLMLSSNNFNGSMPSELCRLTNIQNLDVSANNISGTIPKCLSNFTVLAQKGNSSPTIGHWYRRDDTSYWVSYMDDATFIWKGRMYSYKNTLGLVKRIDFSSNRLTGEIPSEITDLVGLVSLNLSRNDLTGELPAKIGKLQSLDALDLSRNQIDGRIPTSLAQIYGLGVLNLSYNNFIGKIPTGTQLQSFDPSDYAGNPQLCGPPLPKMCGDQQETPISSNEEEEDEPITWEFYISMVLGFIVGFWGVCGSLIFVRSWRYSYFRFLNVLNDWFYVTVISIKQHFN from the coding sequence ATGGAGGGTGACAGAATCAGGTGCTTGATGAAACTCTTTCGTGCTCTAATTGTGGTGTTCACTTTACTGCAATGTGCTGTCAACCCTTCCTTTTCCCTTGGATTCAAAAATATTTCTTCGGAAGGAGTGGTGAGGTGCTTTGAGAGGGAAAGAGAAGCACTCCTTGCTTTCAAGCACGGCCTCGTGGATCCCTACAATCTCCTCTCTTCGTGGGGAAGAGAAGAACACAAGCAAGATTGTTGCAAATGGGTCCGCGTCCACTGCAGCAACCGAACCAACCATGTTACTCAACTCGATCTCTCTTATGCTTCTTATGGTGGTCGATTTCCAAGTCAAGTTGGAAACCTTACCCACTTGCAATATCTTGATCTCAGTGGGAATGACTTTAACAGTGTAGAAAATCTGAAATCATGGCTCCCTCATCTTTCTTCTTTAACATATTTGGATCTGAGTAGCACCAATCTCAGTAATGCTCATGACTGGCTGGAAATAGTTAGTAAGCTCCCTAAACTTACAAACTTGACGTTACTGGAGTGTAGCCTTCCTTCTCCTGTAATCCATTCCAGTACTCTTTTTAACATAAATTCTTCAAAATCTCTTGCTCATGTTGAACTCTCTGACAGCCAATGCACTTCTCCTTCAATATATTTATGGTTGTCAAACTACAATGCTAGCCTTGTCTTTCTTCGCCTCGATAACAGCAGTTTAACTGGTTTAATTCCCAGCGTCATTGAAAACTTGACCTCTCTTGtctatctatctctctcttaTAACAAATTTGACGCGGTGAATCCGCATTCTTTTTCCAGCTTATGCAGTTTGCAATCACTGTACCTTGTCAATAATAGTCTGAGTGGACAGTTTTCcgagtttgttcaaatgttGTCTACATGTGTTCAAAACTCATTAGAGTCTCTGTCCCTCTCTTACAATCATATTTCTGGATCAATTCCTAATCTTACAAACTTTTCATCGTTGAAAGTATTATTTCTCTATAGGAATCAATTGAGTGGAACAATACCTGAAAGCATTGGGCAACTGTCTAATCTGGAGGAATTAGATCTCTATGGAAATCAATTGAGTGGAACAATACCTGAAAGCATTGGGCAACTGTCTAATCTGGAGGAATTATATCTCGATGGAAATCAATTGAGTGGAACAATACCTGAAAGTATTGGGCAACTGTCTAATCTGGAGTATATGTACTTGGGTATGAATGATCTGGAAGGtgtggtttcggaaacccatttCTCTCAACTCTCCAAATTACGGTATTTGTATTTGTCCTCTAACTCGCTAGTTTTAAGCTTCAATTCTAATTGGGTTCCTCCATTTAAATTGAAGTTTATATATTTGGGATCTTGCAAAATGGGTCCGTATTTTCCAAAATGGCTTCAAACTCAGAATGAGTATTCAGCCCTCGATATTTCTGATGCTGGAATTGTGGATATCCTTCCAAGCTGGTTTTGGGGTACGACTCGTTACGCGAGATTTATCAGTCTTTCCAATAATCAAATTGGAGAAATGTTTGCAAGTTCGACAATGAATTTTACATATTATCCTGAAATACATTTGAGTTCGAACCAAATCGAAGGTCCAATTCCCTCAACTCTATCGCATGCGTCATCTTTGGATCTCTCTAATAACAACATTTCAGGGTCAATTTCTATCTTGTGTGAAGCATACGAGAGTTTAATGTTTCTTAATCTCTCAAACAACAATCTCTCCGGAGAACTTCCACAATGCTGGACACATTTTGACCATCTAGTCATGCTTGATTTGAGTTACAATGCTTTTTCCGGCAAAATTCCATCCACGGTGGGCTCACTATATCGCATGGAAACATTGAAATTAAGAAGCAACAGATTTGTTGGCGAGTTTCCTTCATCCTTCAAGAATTGCACCAGTTTAAAAGTTCTTGATGTTGGGTACAATCAATTATCAGGACCCATTCCAAAATGGTTAGGGGTTAGCCTTCAGAAATTGGTTGTCCTGATGCTTTCCTCTAATAACTTCAACGGAAGCATGCCATCTGAACTATGCCGTCTAACAAACATTCAAAACTTGGATGTGTCTGCGAATAACATCTCTGGAACAATACCAAAATGCCTCAGCAATTTTACTGTTTTGGCAcagaagggaaactcttctccGACCATTGGACATTGGTACAGAAGAGATGATACTTCCTATTGGGTTAGTTATATGGATGATGCAACATTTATATGGAAGGGAAGAATGTACtcgtacaaaaacactttgggACTTGTGAAGAGAATTGATTTCTCTAGCAATAGATTAACGGGGGAGATTCCAAGTGAAATCACGGATCTTGTTGGGTTAGTTTCTTTAAACCTGTCGAGAAACGATTTGACAGGTGAGTTACCTGCAAAGATTGGAAAGTTGCAATCATTGGATGCCCTTGATTTGTCAAGAAACCAGATAGATGGCAGAATTCCAACAAGCCTTGCTCAGATATATGGTCTTGGTGTCTTGAACTtgtcatacaacaactttattGGCAAAATTCCAACTGGCACTCAGCTCCAAAGTTTTGATCCCTCTGATTATGCTGGAAATCCTCAGTTGTGCGGACCTCCACTTCCAAAGATGTGTGGTGATCAACAGGAAACTCCAATCTCGAGCaacgaagaagaggaggatgAGCCTATAACATGGGAATTTTACATCAGCATGGTGCTTGGCTTTATTGTTGGATTTTGGGGAGTTTGTGGCAGTCTGATTTTTGTGAGGTCATGGAGATACTCGTACTTCAGGTTCTTGAATGTCTTGAATGATTGGTTTTATGTGACGGTGATTTCAATCA